From one Lycium ferocissimum isolate CSIRO_LF1 chromosome 7, AGI_CSIRO_Lferr_CH_V1, whole genome shotgun sequence genomic stretch:
- the LOC132063260 gene encoding uncharacterized protein LOC132063260, giving the protein MVQRKVPNKLGIKTDHIKANKQMMNHKPSLPTSQNHDIKKKMMKKSGKTKLSEYEICHSPKFRKYVPQPGKPPPTTNSSTPKKQQQSTSTPNYMKSTSSSVARKEQSQVSSRSPQTYSQSSSRKNSNSNSKFGSASSVNKPTRSLLARTPSFKPVRVSAKKSCSPVLLNFQVERATCSSTLKETMFPSYLELSPGGTESDGTSVFKVCPYTYCSLNGHHHPPLPPLKYFLSARRRTLKTQRNFKLGCLSSRRANPHGLGLNENVPKQIESTTEKVAPLTNEDEREFFVEIYSKEREEMNDTVGTKTNSVDDYNITDSSATGLDQKREAISAEVNICPAENPNEGASEEIYIPPMVQEEADFESLSMHTELEIEDTAEELESEASDMDWDVEKYYAYSEDEIGSISNDMDPITLVDDDEFFNEEFMEKSSNPEILSDNTLEESLEKGSIISGTSYGYDDSQSSCSHTEFDIDEYVEVSQDTSFNYLDVDFILDGEITEKPDDQHGSCLADSETETMDYQELNFCYLNEVQDETCKDNEKSSDENIVVEMEDTETKTDCCEQGNENGHGNNDKQLVVQADLKSKTNEDHTIHQAEDETENANNVKEDPTTDASAEKVNQIKDKKTQAKYDLSEELSESNRNLRGIERRKDTKETKELREFNPRQPNFLPVEADPDPEKVDLKHQMMDDRKTAEDWMLDFALRRAVDKLAPARKRKVALLVEAFETVIPTSKWEPQLRRSTAGFARPRPIQACN; this is encoded by the coding sequence ATGGTGCAAAGAAAGGTTCCTAACAAGCTTGGTATCAAAACTGATCATATTAAAGCCAACAAGCAAATGATGAACCACAAACCATCTTTGCCAACATCACAAAACCATGATATCAAgaaaaagatgatgaagaaATCAGGCAAAACCAAACTCTCAGAATATGAAATCTGTCACTCACCCAAATTCAGAAAATATGTACCTCAACCGGGAAAGCCACCACCGACTACTAAttcttcaacaccaaagaagCAGCAGCAGTCAACATCCACTCCAAATTATATGAAGTCCACCAGCAGCTCTGTTGCAAGGAAAGAGCAATCTCAGGTTAGTTCAAGGAGCCCTCAAACTTATTCTCAAAGTTCTAGCAGAAAGAATTCAAATAGTAACTCAAAGTTCGGCTCAGCTAGTTCTGTTAATAAACCAACTAGAAGTTTATTAGCTAGAACTCCTAGTTTTAAACCAGTAAGAGTTTCAGCAAAGAAATCATGTTCCCCAGTTCTTCTCAACTTCCAAGTAGAGAGAGCTACATGTTCATCAACTTTGAAAGAGACCATGTTTCCTTCATACCTTGAACTTAGTCCTGGAGGAACAGAATCAGATGGAACTTCTGTCTTCAAGGTTTGCCCCTACACATATTGCTCTCTTAATGGTCATCATCATCCTCCCTTGCCTCCATTAAAGTATTTCTTGTCAGCGAGAAGGCGTACGTTAAAGACTCAGAGGAATTTCAAGTTGGGATGCCTCTCTTCCCGTCGAGCTAATCCCCATGGATTAGGCTTGAACGAGAATGTACCAAAACAAATAGAGAGTACCACAGAGAAGGTCGCTCCTCTGACAAATGAAGATGAAAGAGagttttttgttgaaatttatAGCAAAGAAAGGGAAGAGATGAATGATACCGTTGGCACAAAAACCAACTCGGTAGATGATTATAACATCACTGATTCTTCTGCCACTGGTCTTGATCAAAAGAGAGAAGCCATTTCAGCAGAAGTCAACATTTGTCCTGCAGAGAATCCGAATGAAGGTGCTAGTGAAGAAATCTATATACCACCCATGGTTCAAGAAGAAGCGGATTTTGAATCTTTGAGTATGCATACTGAGTTAGAGATAGAGGACACAGCAGAAGAGCTAGAATCTGAAGCTTCTGATATGGACTGGGATGTAGAGAAGTACTATGCATACAGCGAAGATGAAATAGGTTCAATCTCAAATGATATGGATCCCATCACTCtggttgatgatgatgaatttTTCAACGAGGAGTTCATGGAGAAATCATCTAATCCTGAAATTCTATCTGATAACACTCTGGAAGAGTCCTTGGAGAAAGGAAGTATCATCTCTGGAACAAGTTATGGTTATGATGATTCCCAATCTTCTTGTTCACATACAGAATTTGACATTGATGAGTATGTTGAAGTGTCTCAAGACACTTCATTTAACTATCTAGATGTCGATTTCATTCTGGATGGTGAAATAACTGAGAAGCCAGATGATCAGCATGGTTCCTGCCTAGCAGACAGCGAGACAGAAACAATGGATtatcaagagctcaattttTGCTATCTTAATGAAGTGCAAGATGAAACATGCAAGGACAATGAAAAAAGTTCTGATGAAAACATTGTGGTCGAGATGGAAGACACGGAAACAAAAACAGATTGCTGTGAACAAGGAAATGAAAATGGCCATGGCAATAATGATAAACAGTTGGTAGTACAAGCAGATCTCAAGAGCAAGACTAATGAAGACCATACAATCCATCAAGCTGAAGATGAAACTGAAAATGCCAATAATGTCAAAGAGGATCCAACAACTGACGCAAGCGCGGAAAAGGTGAACCAAATCAAAGATAAGAAGACACAAGCAAAATATGATTTGAGTGAAGAACTGTCTGAGAGCAACAGAAACCTGAGAGGAATAGAAAGGCGCAAGGACACTAAGGAGACAAAGGAATTGAGAGAATTCAACCCGCGACAACCAAATTTCCTGCCAGTGGAGGCAGATCCAGATCCAGAGAAAGTTGATCTTAAGCATCAGATGATGGATGATAGGAAAACCGCAGAGGACTGGATGCTCGATTTTGCACTCCGACGAGCAGTGGACAAACTTGCACCAGCTCGCAAAAGAAAGGTTGCATTGCTCGTCGAAGCTTTCGAAACAGTCATTCCAACATCTAAATGGGAACCTCAACTCAGGCGCAGCACAGCAGGATTTGCACGTCCTAGACCAATTCAGGCTTGCAACTGA